The Maniola hyperantus chromosome 19, iAphHyp1.2, whole genome shotgun sequence genome has a window encoding:
- the LOC117991166 gene encoding enhancer of split mbeta protein-like yields the protein MSTMSYDIAYPLADDGPQPVSRTYQYRKVMKPMLERKRRARINRCLDELKELMVSALQSEGENVAKLEKADILELTVRHLHKLRRQRRLSLNPTVDADRFRAGFTHAANEVSRCLASIPGVDVRLGTQLMTHLGHRLNDIQRAAAGSDTPPASPPSPALSTVSSSSGYVTPSPPASPVPVHTAVPLDCTTNSFPKTPAVWRPW from the coding sequence atgtCTACCATGTCTTACGATATCGCGTATCCGCTCGCGGACGACGGCCCGCAGCCAGTCTCACGTACTTATCAATATCGCAAAGTGATGAAGCCGATGCTCGAGCGCAAAAGGCGCGCTCGCATCAACCGCTGCCTCGACGAGCTCAAGGAGCTGATGGTCAGCGCTCTTCAGTCGGAAGGAGAGAACGTCGCAAAGTTGGAGAAAGCTGATATTTTGGAATTGACCGTTCGCCACCTTCACAAACTTCGCCGCCAACGTCGGCTGTCGCTCAACCCTACCGTGGACGCCGACCGCTTCAGAGCTGGATTCACTCATGCCGCCAACGAAGTTTCCCGCTGCTTGGCTTCCATCCCTGGAGTGGATGTGAGGCTGGGCACGCAGCTGATGACCCACCTCGGACACCGCTTGAACGACATCCAGCGCGCAGCGGCCGGCAGCGACACTCCTCCCGCCAGCCCGCCGAGCCCCGCGCTCTCCACCGTGTCCTCCTCGTCCGGCTACGTGACTCCTTCGCCACCGGCCTCGCCGGTCCCAGTGCACACCGCCGTTCCCCTGGACTGCACCACCAACAGCTTCCCCAAGACGCCCGCAGTGTGGCGACCGTGGTAG